One Helianthus annuus cultivar XRQ/B chromosome 7, HanXRQr2.0-SUNRISE, whole genome shotgun sequence genomic region harbors:
- the LOC110866599 gene encoding uncharacterized protein LOC110866599, which produces MEGSKKGEGKKKMVGSGSKSKPQDKRGSGGSSVPFNPQLGFASHTQPPFYFNQPMHQPFGYDTQPTQNWMQYGPRMTQAGYYDYSQEAQNAFDPFAFQNPMSQSPTQDEQDDADEEFVPETQEHELDDIDEDVADDEDVADEPEKKKAKAKRENWSPRQEEALAKAFVHCTLNKRKGNQQKNDSFWKKVLNHFNETVGGSNRTHHQVRSKWVTMQTKINTFNGLYHQADRLRPSGSDDAYVMKQALKDYKSKENIEFAHVAAWEVVRTSQKWSPVPLLNEESSGSGLKRKSSDSGNYARGSPNVEISSGFTIPDINEDPSPPPPRRQTRKEKKDKGPSSKNEDPRDITSKFEEYKAMKKEIMEIKRVREEKYLTLADEQREALPQTMYEKDFEWYNRPTDDLNPKMLEVALARKREIAKKIWMAL; this is translated from the exons ATGGAAGGCTCAAAGAAGGGTGAAGGCAAGAAGAAAATGGTAGGGTCCGGTTCAAAGTCGAAGCCTCAAGATAAACGTGGTTCGGGTGGTAGTAGTGTCCCGTTTAATCCGCAACTTGGGTTTGCGAGTCACACCCAACCTCCATTTTATTTTAACCAACCCATGCATCAACCTTTCGGTTATGATACCCAACCCACCCAAAATTGGATGCAATACGGTCCGAGGATGACTCAAGCCGGTTATTATGATTACTCCCAAGAAGCGCAaaatgcttttgacccgtttgcttttCAAAACCCAATGTCACAATCACCAACCCAAGACGAACAAGATGACGCCGATGAGGAGTTCGTGCCGGAAACACAAGAACATGAGTTAGATGATATTGATGAAGATGTTGCGGATGATGAAGATGTTGCGGATGAACCggaaaaaaaaaaagcaaaagccAAACGGGAAAATTGGTCGCCTAgacaagaagaggcgttggcaaaGGCTTTTGTTCATTGCACTTTGAATAAAAGAAAAGGCAATCAACAAAAGAATGATAGCTTTTGGAAGAAAGTTCTAAACCACTTTAACGAAACGGTCGGCGGAAGTAATCGAACCCACCACCAAGTTCGATCAAAATGGGTGACGATGCAAACAAAAATTAACACATTCAACGGTCTATATCATCAAGCG GATCGTTTACGTCCTAGCGGGAGTGACGACGCATATGTAATGAAACAAGCGTTAAAGGATTACAAAAGCAAAGAAAATATTGAGTTCGCTCATGTTGCGGCTTGGGAGGTTGTTAGAACAAGTCAAAAGTGGTCGCCGGTACCTTTGTTGAATGAAGAAAGCTCCGGTTCGGGTCTAAAAAGAAAGTCTTCGGATTCGGGAAATTATGCCCGAGGATCACCGAATGTCGAAATCTCAAGCGGATTCACTATTCCCGACATAAACGAGGatccttcaccaccaccaccaagacGACAAACGAGAAAGGAGAAAAAGGACAAAGGGCCGTCTTCAAAAAACGAAGATCCAAGAGATATAACAAGCAAATTCGAAGAGTACAAGGCCATGAAAAAAGAGATAATGGAAATTAAACGTGTACGAGAAGAAAAATATTTGACCTTGGCGGATGAGCAACGAGAGGCGTTGCCACAAACAATGTACGAGAAGGACTTTGAGTGGTATAATCGGCCTACCGACGACCTTAACCCGAAGATGTTGGAAGTCGCACTCGCTAGAAAACGTGAGATCGCAAAAAAAATATGGATGGCCTtgtga